One genomic window of Paeniglutamicibacter sp. Y32M11 includes the following:
- the dnaN gene encoding DNA polymerase III subunit beta, whose product MKFSVEKDVLAEAVSWTARSLSQRPPSPVLSGILITATNGTVSLAGFDYEISAHLEIAADVATEGTILVSGKLLAEICRSLPNATAVIETDGTKVTLTCGRSRFHLATMPVAEYPELPVLPEVTGVVDGEAFAHAINQVIVAASKDDTLPILTGVKMEIEDDLITFLATDRYRLAMREVHWKPSQAGISTSALVKAKTLNEVAKTLGSAGELKIALGAGNELIGFESGNRRTTSLLVDGDYPKIRSLFPENTPIHATVRTSALMEAVRRVAVVAERNTPVRLSFTGGQLSLDAGTGEDAQAEESIEAQIDGEEITVAFNPAYLSEGLNAFSSEFVRFSFTSAPKPAMMTAQSSLDGQDSDEYRYLVMPVRLPNLPN is encoded by the coding sequence GTGAAGTTCAGCGTTGAAAAGGATGTATTGGCCGAAGCCGTATCCTGGACCGCCCGTTCACTTTCCCAACGACCTCCGTCCCCGGTACTGTCGGGCATTCTGATTACGGCCACCAATGGCACGGTTTCGTTAGCTGGGTTTGACTACGAGATTTCTGCACATCTCGAGATCGCCGCTGATGTGGCAACCGAGGGAACAATTTTGGTTTCTGGAAAGCTGTTGGCTGAAATTTGCCGCAGTCTTCCCAACGCAACCGCCGTCATCGAAACAGATGGCACCAAGGTCACCTTGACCTGCGGCAGAAGTCGGTTCCACCTAGCAACCATGCCCGTTGCTGAATATCCGGAACTTCCAGTACTTCCCGAGGTAACCGGTGTAGTTGATGGCGAAGCTTTTGCCCACGCAATCAACCAGGTCATCGTTGCAGCTTCCAAGGACGATACTCTTCCCATCCTGACTGGCGTCAAGATGGAAATTGAAGATGACCTGATTACCTTCTTGGCAACCGACCGCTACCGCCTCGCGATGCGTGAAGTGCATTGGAAGCCATCTCAAGCAGGTATTTCGACCTCAGCGCTGGTGAAGGCAAAGACCTTAAACGAAGTTGCAAAAACTTTGGGTTCGGCAGGCGAACTCAAGATCGCCCTCGGTGCAGGTAACGAACTGATTGGTTTTGAAAGTGGAAACCGACGCACCACTTCGTTGCTCGTTGATGGGGACTACCCCAAGATCCGCTCGCTCTTCCCAGAGAACACGCCGATTCACGCAACGGTGCGTACCTCGGCTTTGATGGAAGCGGTCCGTCGCGTTGCTGTCGTTGCTGAACGCAACACACCCGTTCGTCTCTCCTTCACCGGTGGCCAGCTTTCCTTGGACGCCGGGACCGGAGAGGACGCTCAGGCTGAAGAGTCCATTGAGGCTCAGATTGATGGTGAAGAAATCACCGTCGCTTTCAACCCTGCGTACTTGAGCGAGGGATTGAACGCTTTCTCCAGTGAATTCGTTCGTTTCTCCTTCACCAGCGCACCGAAGCCGGCAATGATGACTGCTCAGTCATCGCTTGACGGCCAAGACAGCGACGAATACCGCTACCTGGTTATGCCGGTACGCCTTCCAAACTTGCCCAATTAG
- the recF gene encoding DNA replication/repair protein RecF: MYISHVSLTDFRSYAQADVELGPGTNVLVGSNGVGKTNIIEAIGYLATLSSHRVTNDGPLLRFNTERALVRARVHRAKQVTTLEVEITAGKANRARINRANPVRARDILGIVRTVLFAPEDLALIKGDPSNRRRFLDELLVTLRPGQAATRGDYERVLKQRNALLKSARAGGKLSTAHESTLDVWDTHLARAGARVVRGRLDVLKMLSPYMAGAYASLADANKVAKAHYQSTIVADFDEDDTTADPPLTDGDSAPVAPAVLLDANLEELEEMFLAALLEKRAKELERGITLVGPHRDDVLLTLGSAPAKGYASHGETWSLALALRLAAYKVLGEDDPRPGAGPILILDDVFAELDATRRTRLASIVAGADQVIVTAAVAGDVPQELGGTFLRVSPGVVHS, from the coding sequence GTGTATATCTCACATGTCTCTCTCACCGACTTTCGCTCTTATGCGCAAGCCGATGTTGAACTGGGACCTGGCACCAATGTTCTTGTAGGTTCCAACGGAGTCGGAAAAACGAACATCATTGAGGCCATCGGTTACCTTGCGACGCTTTCATCGCATAGGGTCACCAATGACGGCCCCTTGTTACGCTTCAACACCGAGCGAGCACTGGTTCGAGCACGTGTCCACCGCGCCAAGCAAGTAACAACGCTTGAAGTCGAGATCACCGCAGGCAAAGCAAACCGTGCGCGCATCAACCGAGCAAATCCCGTGCGAGCCCGTGACATTTTGGGCATAGTTCGGACCGTGCTCTTTGCACCTGAGGACCTCGCCCTGATCAAGGGAGATCCTTCGAATCGTCGTCGCTTTCTTGATGAGCTCCTCGTGACGCTCAGGCCCGGACAAGCGGCCACGCGCGGGGACTACGAACGAGTTCTGAAGCAACGCAATGCCCTGCTGAAATCGGCGCGCGCCGGTGGCAAGCTCTCCACAGCACACGAATCCACGCTAGACGTCTGGGATACCCATCTGGCTCGAGCCGGTGCCAGGGTGGTGCGTGGACGTCTTGATGTGCTGAAGATGCTCTCCCCCTATATGGCCGGTGCCTATGCCTCCTTGGCCGACGCCAACAAGGTGGCCAAGGCGCACTACCAATCGACCATCGTCGCCGATTTTGACGAAGACGACACCACCGCAGACCCTCCCCTGACCGACGGCGATTCCGCCCCCGTGGCCCCGGCCGTCTTGCTTGATGCGAACCTCGAAGAACTTGAGGAGATGTTTCTAGCCGCCTTATTGGAGAAGCGCGCCAAGGAACTTGAACGCGGCATCACGCTGGTTGGCCCGCATCGCGACGATGTTTTACTCACCTTGGGCAGTGCACCGGCTAAGGGTTACGCCAGCCATGGGGAAACGTGGTCCTTGGCCCTGGCCTTACGTCTTGCCGCCTACAAGGTACTCGGAGAAGACGATCCGCGCCCGGGTGCCGGCCCCATCCTGATCCTGGACGATGTTTTTGCCGAATTGGATGCCACCCGGCGCACCCGGCTGGCCTCAATTGTTGCCGGTGCGGACCAGGTCATTGTCACTGCCGCGGTAGCCGGGGATGTCCCCCAAGAACTTGGCGGTACCTTCCTGCGGGTCAGCCCCGGAGTAGTGCACTCGTGA
- a CDS encoding DUF721 domain-containing protein has protein sequence MSDDRDPHVPEAMDAARAILNRMRESALGRGEARMDAAKAARYEDNAAARKQRRRASSAPAKYADGRDPQEIGNLFGKIVRDRGWTAPVAVGSVLSRWSALVGPQISAHCTPESFEDSTVVVRCDSTTWATQLRLLSHELLKTFDKELGPGVITVIRVLGPAAPTWRHGGRSVKGRGPRDTYG, from the coding sequence GTGAGTGATGACCGGGATCCACATGTGCCCGAGGCCATGGACGCTGCTCGCGCCATCCTCAATCGCATGCGTGAATCGGCACTGGGCCGCGGCGAGGCTCGCATGGATGCGGCAAAGGCCGCCAGATACGAAGACAATGCTGCTGCGCGCAAACAGCGCCGGCGAGCCAGCTCGGCGCCGGCCAAATACGCCGATGGGCGTGACCCGCAAGAAATCGGGAACCTCTTTGGCAAGATTGTCCGCGACCGAGGATGGACGGCTCCGGTTGCCGTCGGATCGGTCCTATCGCGGTGGAGCGCACTGGTGGGACCCCAAATCTCTGCCCACTGCACCCCCGAATCCTTCGAGGATTCCACCGTAGTGGTGCGCTGCGATTCCACCACCTGGGCCACTCAGCTGCGCTTGCTGTCTCACGAATTGCTCAAAACTTTTGATAAGGAACTGGGCCCGGGCGTTATCACCGTCATCCGGGTATTGGGCCCGGCCGCACCCACCTGGCGCCATGGCGGACGTTCGGTCAAGGGGCGCGGACCGCGCGACACCTATGGATAA